In the genome of Enterococcus sp. DIV2402, the window GAATTAAAGTTGGAGATAGTGTAGCCTTAATGAAATTAGACGGTTCTGTTAAACAATTCCGTGTAACAAAATTATTTGGTTTCTTTGGCTTACAAAAAGTTGAAATTCAAGAAGCACAAGCGGGTGATTTAATTGCCGTTTCTGGTATGGAAGATATCTTCGTAGGGGAAACAGTAACACCAGCTAGCCATCAAGATGCGTTACCAATTTTGCACATTGATGAGCCGACATTACAAATGACATTTTTAGTAAATAACTCTCCTTTTGCTGGTCGTGAAGGTAAATATATCACTTCTCGTAAAATTGAAGAACGTTTAATGTCAGAATTACAAACAGATGTATCTTTGCGTGTTGAACCGATTGGACCTGATTCATGGACTGTTTCTGGTCGTGGTGAATTGCATTTATCAATCTTAATTGAAAATATGCGACGCGAAGGCTATGAATTACAAGTATCACGCCCTGAAGTTATCGAACGTGAAATTGAAGGTGTGAAGTGTGAACCATTTGAACGTGTACAAATTGATACACCAGAAGAATATATGGGGTCAGTTATTGAGTCATTAGGTATGCGTAAAGCAGAAATGCAGGATATGATTAATACAGGAAATGGGCAAGTAAGACTTGTCTTCTTAGCACCAGCTCGTGGATTAATTGGTTATACAAATGAATTTTTATCAATGACACGTGGCTATGGAATTATGAACCACACATTCGATCAGTACTTACCAATGATTCCAACTCAAATCGGCGGACGTCATCATGGTGCGTTAGTTTCAATCGATACAGGAAAAGCCACAACGTATTCTATCATGAGTATTGAAGAACGTGGAACTGTCTTTGTTGAACCAACAACGGAAGTATATGAAGGTATGATTGTTGGAGAAAACTCTCGTGAGAATGATTTGACAGTTAATATTACAAAAGCAAAACAAATGACTAACGTTCGTTCGGCTAATAAAGATCAAACGTCAGTAATCAAAAAACCACGTATTTTATCTTTAGAAGAAT includes:
- the typA gene encoding translational GTPase TypA encodes the protein MKHREDIRNVAIIAHVDHGKTTLVDELLKQSDTLDARTQLQERAMDSNAIEKERGITILAKNTAVDYKGTRINIMDTPGHADFGGEVERIMKMVDGVVLVVDAYEGTMPQTRFVLKKALEQRVTPIVVVNKIDKPSARPEHVVDEVLELFIELGADDDQLDFPVIYASALNGTSSLSDDPADQEKTMAPIFDTIVENIPAPVDNSDEPLQFQVSLLDYNDYVGRIGIGRVFRGRIKVGDSVALMKLDGSVKQFRVTKLFGFFGLQKVEIQEAQAGDLIAVSGMEDIFVGETVTPASHQDALPILHIDEPTLQMTFLVNNSPFAGREGKYITSRKIEERLMSELQTDVSLRVEPIGPDSWTVSGRGELHLSILIENMRREGYELQVSRPEVIEREIEGVKCEPFERVQIDTPEEYMGSVIESLGMRKAEMQDMINTGNGQVRLVFLAPARGLIGYTNEFLSMTRGYGIMNHTFDQYLPMIPTQIGGRHHGALVSIDTGKATTYSIMSIEERGTVFVEPTTEVYEGMIVGENSRENDLTVNITKAKQMTNVRSANKDQTSVIKKPRILSLEESLEFLNDDEYCEVTPESIRLRKQILNKNEREKAAKKKKKAE